The Humulus lupulus chromosome 4, drHumLupu1.1, whole genome shotgun sequence genome has a window encoding:
- the LOC133830809 gene encoding 7-dehydrocholesterol reductase-like, giving the protein MELYPRIGKNFDIKVFTNCRFGMMSWAVLAVTYCIKQYEVNGKVDDSMLVNTILMLVYVTKFFWWEAGYWSTMDIAHDRAGFYICWGCLVWVPSIYTSPGMYLVNHPVHLGTQLALYILVAGILCIYINYDCDRQRQEFHRTNGKALVWGKAPSKITATYTTTTGETKSSILLTSGWWGLARHFHYVPEILAAFFWTVPALFNHALPYFYVVFLTILLLDRVKRDDDRCRSKYGKYWKSYCEKVRYRVIPGIY; this is encoded by the exons ATGGAACTCTATCCTCGCATTGGTAAAAACTTCGACATTAAAGTTTTTACAAATTGCAGATTTGGAATGATGTCTTGGGCAGTTCTAGCTGTAACCTATTGCATAAAGCAG TATGAAGTGAACGGCAAAGTGGATGATTCAATGCTTGTTAATACCATATTGATGCTGGTGTATGTTACTAAGTTTTTTTGGTGGGAAGCTGGATACTGGAGCACAATGGATATTGCACATGATCGAG CTGGTTTTTATATTTGCTGGGGATGCCTTGTATGGGTGCCTTCTATATATACTTCTCCTGGCATGTACCTGGTCAATCATCCTGTACACCTTGGAACTCAG TTGGCACTCTACATCCTAGTAGCAGGCATTCTTTGCATATACATCAACTACGACTGTGATAGGCAAAGGCAAGAGTTTCACAGAACAAATGGCAAAGCTTTGGTTTGGGGTAAAGCTCCATCAAAG ATAACTGCCACTTACACTACCACAACTGGGGAAACAAAAAGCAGCATTCTTTTAACTTCGGGATG GTGGGGATTAGCTCGACATTTCCACTATGTCCCAGAAATATTAGCTGCATTTTTCTGGACTGTTCCAGCTCTTTTTAACCAC GCTTTACCCTACTTTTATGTGGTGTTTCTTACAATCCTTCTCCTCGACCGGGTGAAAAGGGATGATGATCGGTGCCGATCCAA GTATGGAAAATACTGGAAATCGTACTGCGAGAAGGTTCGGTACAGGGTTATCCCCGGAATTTACTGA